The genomic stretch TGTGATGtaaagacttagttggtaagTGAGCGTTTCAACTAAATGGACAGTTGggcattgataaaattaaaCTCAATACTggtgaaatcaatactggactaattagcatctctggcaatttaaacatcactttgttgacatgatgactgtcagccacaGACCACATTACTTATGCGTACAGCCCAAAAGTGGcccgtggaccacactttgagaaccactgatctaggtTACAATGCATAGACATTGTACCTGGAATGGATCAGTGAGAACAGGTGAGGTAAGAGGTTGTTCTGTAAGGAATTCAGCAAGGTAATTCATGAGTCTTTGTGCTTCCACTGCTCGAGCTCGAGGTGTGTTTACACCTTCCAACTGATCACCAAGATGCACAACTTTCATGGCTACATAGCTAATCCTTTCATCTAGCTTCTGAAAATCTGTCACTAAggtctgaaacaaaaatgaaaaatgcacaAAGTGTTAAAGCACTAAGTTTCCATCCCTTTTCTTGATTTAatttcaaagacagaaaacaaagaaaaaattttaagctGCTAAATTGTTAAGGCTTGAAAAACTGAAGTGAAAATTTGGGAGACGCCACATAGTATTAAACctacacaacaaacaaaatgatcatTATCCTTTATGTTAAAAACtgtgtacaaaaatatattctttagtTAAAAATCATGGTTCTCTTAGATATTTTTTCACTGTCCTTTCTGCTGTaggggaagcagatagccaagTTATGAAAACAAGCTGAGAGGCATGTACATTATCCAGTTAAATACCTGAGTGGTGCGGCAATCCCCTCCCCCAAGTCAACCTAGCAGGtgaatgggtatctgactcctTAGATGATTAGGTAAAGCAGAGGTTAGGTAAAAGAGGTGGCCACCACCCTCACATACTGTGTGGTCTCTAGCACTCTAGCACTCAAATGACAGAAAGGTTATGATACTACCTTGAacgtttctttttcctttatttaactCTCTACCACTAATATCAATATTTGCACATTAGAAAAAGACCGAATGAAATTGCGATATTCCGAGTTTATTTACTCTTATCCTGAAAATATGCATCTCACTTGGTTTGTCTTCTGCAACTCTCCGACACGCGACCAGTGCCTTTTCTCCTCCTCTCGAGCAGACGCCTCCAGCGAATCGATCTTTCTCTGTACATCTGCATTCTTTTCTCGAAGATCGTTTATCATTCTTTCAAATGCTGCGTGAAGAACTAGAGGTTCGAACTCCTCTGGCTTGCCTCGAGCTCTGGCACCCATAGTTTTCCATGCCAGCCTTTCTACAAATTCGTGAACACTAAAGGGTTCCTGAAACAGGCAGCAAAGCAGCTGAGTATTTCCGTAAAGTAGAATCAGAAACTGCTGTAGGTACGATTAGTCACTGATATTTGTTGACACCACACATCGTTGAGCAAAAGCACACGAAACATCGCcgcattaaaaaacaaaagtgcatCCCGAGTCAATTACAATTGTTAAAATTGTAGGTCAAGAACATAATTAATTACCTGGTCAAGTTCTTCGACTGACATGGTGTTGGAAATGTGTTTAGAGTAAACGTTTTCATTAATCTGCCAAGAATATGCTGCCTTCGATAATCAAGAGGCGGAAGTGGGTAGCGACTGTTACGGTGAATTAGTTTATTTCCTTCCCCTTCAGAAATAGATACCTCCCTTTccgattaaattttttttcccccatggaGCAAGCAGCTTAGAGACACGGAGAaggtaattaaaaatatcaacttTTCAACGAAAAATGAAATTGATGAAAAAACTTGGTAATACTAGTGTATCAAATTTTACTAACATGTAaatttaataatcataaaaacGTGAAGTACGATTTCAGAGTACCTATACTAGTCTTTTTGCTGCAGCTCTCACAAACTAATGtcatttaatacatttttaaataaaacattcagttctaatttaatttttatatccaGATTTACTGTTGACACCCTGTGCATTCATTACGCTTATTTGCTGCACATTATTTCGAGAGggtattaatttcattttcaccgtcaaaaaagtctttaatcgagcagacgacattttcaACGGTCGAATCATGTGTgtttgggagggggggggaacATAAAAGGTAAATTTACCGTTCTTTCATTTACATGAATATTTACAATCGTGATTTACATGTGCCTTTATAGTCATCGACAGAATATGTCTGAAGCACATCACGAGGCAAATGTGTCTCATTGCTCTAATTAGAGATACGAACGTGTGTGTTCAAGAGGTTTGAGAGATCTTTCTGTGTTCTTCAGCAATAACACTGCAGCCAGGAATCTGCTTTTGCAGCCCAACGTGGTTTTAATGTTCCCTTAAGTGATTGTAAGAGTGGGCGAGTGCAAAGAAtgcaacaaatatttgtcatttaatagagtttatgttttattttctctagtaacttcttttttgttttcatgcttCTCGCAGTGTGAGTACAGTGCAAAACGCTTGGCCATGGGATTCTGCACTATATAAgccctccaccaccatcatcattctttttttatcatctgtTGAAGTTCATCAAATTCATACATCTGCCAGCTCTTTATTACACTTCGATGTAACTGTTATTGACAAATCGACTAGTTCCACCACAACAACTTCAAAGTTTTGCAGAAATAGTGATGAACATTCTTTGCAGTACCAACACTACCTGTTCTAGCTTATTATACTCATTATATTGGTTATTGCTCTCTGTATCTTTTAAGATGTTTAAGACATTGTCTGCATAATCTTTGGGTCATACATTTCTAGCCAGACAATCAAATGCTGAGTGCTCAGTATTATCATGGCACTGACGCCATTAACCCAAAAGATAAGTAAAAACATCACACAAAAAGACCAATCCAACATTTGCAGTTTAGAAGTGATGTTTATTTATGCCACTGAAAGCAAACACATACCATCTTGATTTTCAAACCAGAAGATAAGAAGTGGATccaacaaacagcaaaatgtGTCTTCTGAACAAGAAACAGTGTTTACAAACTGCATGTGACTGATCAAGATTTCAAGGTCCGTTGGATGGTAGGTATATCAAACCACAGAATCTCCTTTACTGCAAGTTCATTTTCACTACATAGCTTAGCACTCGTAACCTCATAACCACACATGACTGAAGAACACCAATGTCTTTGCCTGGAAGAATAATCCTCTACAGTCCATTGGTGAGCACTTTTCAGAAAGAAATTCTGCTCTATATGATGACATACGTATCACAGGTATAGTCCTTCTGGTGTGCCTTCATTTTTACGGTAAAGGACATTCTCTTTAGCCTTGGCAAAGTCCTCATTACGAACTTTCATACGACGTTCTCTAAGTGCAAGAAGTCCTGCCTCAGTGCAGATAGCCTGAAACAGATCCAACAGCATCTTCTGTCATATTCATAAATCAAGCTACTCTtatttcacacccttccctgctcatctttatcatgataccctcagtttttgtcatttggttcctatttgcattttctgtatttgtttttattcatcattagtactgttgtttattctttcttagttcatgaGTTTATTGTTTGATTTCCTGTTCCtcctatgctgtccatgtctcattcttgttatTAGGTGCTTAgaccatgctccttaggagtgtatgcacgtcacaaattttgcatttattattattaaatctctGCAAAGCTACATCAGCttgctcttttatttatatgtatatactatttatgattttcacaaaaataaggGAGGAAAACATGGTGGATTTCTATAAGGGTTGTTGCACATGGTTCAAATGCATCCTGCTTTACTTTACAGCCAGCccttatatttaaaattaaaaattattcttgttgGGAGGTACAGTGctcaaaaaacatttcttataatAACTATTATGTGACAGCCTTTCTAGATCTAATACAACGTGTAATTCTTGaacaacaaatgagaaaaatataccACAGATCTCATTAATTAAGAAGTATACAAACCTTAATATCTGCTCCTGACAAATCATCCTTGGACATAACATAGTCATCAATGTTGACGTCATCAGAAAGTGTCATACGAGAAGTGTGAATTGTGAAAATGCGACGCTTAGTCTTTTCATCTGGCAAAGGAAACTCGATCTTCCGGTCGATTCGGCCAGGTCTGATGAGTGCTGGATCAAGTGTCTCAATTCTGTTTGTTGCCATAATaaccttttaaaaacataaaaatttttaaaatgacaatcCTGTTAGAGTCtacatttttacttatttaatctgtaagaaaatgttttataaaacaaGCAGTGCTATTggtcatttcttttaaaagtttgctTTAAGTGCCAGATGGTGTCATTATACATTACAGTGTTATGGCAAGAAGAAAACCAATGgaatagactttttttttaataaacatttagcTGAATTCCAGTACCTTTACATCGCCTCTTGAGTCAAAGCCATCAAGCTGGTTGAGCAACTCCAACATGGTTCGCTGAATTTCACGCTCTCCTCCACTGTTTGACTCATACCTGCATAAAAGTGAAGAACTTTAATTAAGCAGGCAGTATTCTGAAtttaatgaaagacaaaatttgaaaaagaagagCACAGTATTTACTAAGCAAAGTCAGCTGCTGATGTTTCAAGCCAAGAACCTTAATCTTTACCCCAGCCTGCCTGTTCAGTCATGTTTAACATGAGCTGCATCCAGGAGACCATGGGTCCCAAAGCATGCTTCCTGCATGCCATGCCTTTCTAAGCAAATTCAAAATGCACTTCATGAACTGGGTCTTGTAAAGTATATGAGGCTACTTGTGTTTAAGTCAAGAAAGTGTACCAAGCTTTTGGTTTTTGTCTTACCTTTTTGTTCCAACAGCATCTATTTCATCTATAAAGACAATAGACGGAGCATGTTCCTCTGCCACACGGAACAGTTCCCGCACTAGTTTAGGACCATCACCCTACCAGCAATTACAGCAtccatatatttatatgcaaaACATCACTGTGTTTTTGAAGGTGTCTCCCCCTCTccataaaacataaacagacaaaatttgtagcatgaaatgaaaacagacaaatataaataaaaatgaaaagacagtAATGAAGTAAATGACAGTAATGAAGATAAAGAGACCAAACTGTACTGCACATACATCATATAATTAAACTGGACAAGTACTTTGCAGGAATGAATGTTCATCCAGTTAAGTAAATATGTAGAAGCAACATAGTTCACATTGAAACTATTTTATGAAGTGTGAAGATTTCTGTTTTATGCTAAAtggtaaaaagtaaaatgttctCCTTTACAGTGCCTGTCTCACTTCAATTTTTCTAGTAGCTAATACATTAGAGTAGATTGTTAGGGAGCATATTACCAGGATACCCAAAATACACACCAAATATTTCTGGATCAACTCTGAACCAACAACACGCAGAAATGTTGCAGATGTCTGATTAGCCACAGCCTTGGCCAGCAGTGTTTTACCTGGGcgaataaagaattttaaaggAGTCAATAAAAACTAGTTTCCCCTTATTCCTAGttctttagaaatattttcaagatatGCAAAAGTATAAATTcagtaatatttgaaatttaCTGTCTGGACTTTAAGATATTTTCCTTCCGTCCTGGTTGTAATCTTAGCTTATAACCTGCAGCAAGCCTTAGTCTTTTTACAGATGGCATATTATGTCAACATAAGATGATAGAAGAAACAATTCTATATGTTTCTGCCCACATTTTCTTCGACAGTTTAATAGAGAAGTAATTTCCCATTAAAACATCAATAGCCACCTTAGTCTCAAAACTTACCTGTACCAGGTGGCCCATACAAGATCACACCTTTGGGTGGCTTGATGCCCATTTCCTCATAGTACTCAGGATGTGTTAGAGGGAGTTCAACAGATTCCTGACAAAAACATGCAGCAAATATTGATAAAtagttaaacaattttattttcaaacccATATGTATTAACACCATCTTCAGAAATGTGCCTTTTACACTTGCTTCAGTCACAATCACATGAATCTGGGAAAGATTTCACAACATAGTAGACTAGAATTTATTaagatatataaaattaattgaaagcaCTGgcatagaaaactgtttttttaaattaaataccTCTGGCTAAATCCTCATTATTTCTACATTTACAAAAGTGTCAATCCTCCTACTGATATATCtggtacacaaacacaaaaaacacatatcATTTTTTAATACCTTAATTTCCTGTATCTGCGAATCAAGCCCTCCTATGTCTGCGTATGTTTCCTGTGGGGCTTTCTCAAGCTTCATCACTGTCACCATGGGATCTGTGTCATCAGACAAGACACCCACCACAGCATGCACCTAAGAGATAAACGTGtcgcagaaaaaaattgtgaagaaaAGCAATAAAGCAATCAAATTTAGCAATAAAAGGATATAAATTATCATCATTTATTTGGGTGTGAGTGAACAGTATTTATTTCTGCATAGAAATGGAACTGAATAAGTCATTCTGAGAgaggatttttttgttatttttttataaatatatttaatggaATGGACACCAGATATTCTCTTTTTTAGCAATATCTGGATATGCTTTCAGCATCAAACCTACAGTGTGTATAAAGTCACATAATACCATGCCTGCAAAACACAATGCAgtctaaaaaaataagtaaaattttatttttgcaagcAGGCAAAACTgtactgttttgtttctttattttggcaTCCTTTTTCTGCAGACTCTAGCAAAAAATAAGGCAACACAACGATGCTTTCATTGATCCCCAAACCAACCTTGTGGTTCAGTAAAACTGAGCAGCCAGGTTCCAGCTGATCCTTGtccacaaaagaaagaatggagaCATAGTGCTCACTGCCCACTGATGTTGAAACAATGGCATGATTGTCATCAATGATTTCTTCAAGATTTCCAACTGACATAGGAGTCCCACGTAGCTCATCAACTTTACTGCGCTCCTCCTGCAGATTTATTAACAAAGTAAATTTCAAAAAGAGGAAAGTGGAAGCATATGTAACCACTGGGACAACACTAATGCTTTACATATACAGGAAACTGAAAATCACATTGCACCGATTTCATAAATCATGTTCATCATATGCGTTACTAAAATGGTCAAGTTTTCACTGCTTGTTTGTCTCATTTTTACCCATAATACGTTTAGAGTTATAAATCATGCAAAACAACACCAACTTCATGTTTTTCCTCCTGAGGCTTAAGTCTCTCTTGATTTCGGATGAATTCTTCTTCTAGTAATAAGTAGTCCTTGATACGCTCTAATT from Pomacea canaliculata isolate SZHN2017 linkage group LG8, ASM307304v1, whole genome shotgun sequence encodes the following:
- the LOC112570868 gene encoding 26S proteasome regulatory subunit 4, with product MGQKQSGGSGGQGGDKSDDKDKKRKYEPPIPTRVGKKKKKSKGPDAATKLPQVTPHTRCRLKLLKLERIKDYLLLEEEFIRNQERLKPQEEKHEEERSKVDELRGTPMSVGNLEEIIDDNHAIVSTSVGSEHYVSILSFVDKDQLEPGCSVLLNHKVHAVVGVLSDDTDPMVTVMKLEKAPQETYADIGGLDSQIQEIKESVELPLTHPEYYEEMGIKPPKGVILYGPPGTGKTLLAKAVANQTSATFLRVVGSELIQKYLGDGPKLVRELFRVAEEHAPSIVFIDEIDAVGTKRYESNSGGEREIQRTMLELLNQLDGFDSRGDVKVIMATNRIETLDPALIRPGRIDRKIEFPLPDEKTKRRIFTIHTSRMTLSDDVNIDDYVMSKDDLSGADIKAICTEAGLLALRERRMKVRNEDFAKAKENVLYRKNEGTPEGLYL